The proteins below come from a single Pleuronectes platessa chromosome 1, fPlePla1.1, whole genome shotgun sequence genomic window:
- the nkpd1 gene encoding NTPase KAP family P-loop domain-containing protein 1 isoform X1 — translation MYNPTKDDIFAYALSKTLTKVSSPATVGLYSSCQNRINMILRQMEVFMDEEAVKMENEHKGKPRSAKPSITGFFGLIVRLLFYRPVWTKTNQQLHNIRFIYVDFSAWHFAGSDLLWAGLAIRLFEAMQINFGKLQLALYRVAQHDEEEELKKKIVENGSNNWRSKKICCCPLWCLILVLLVVPVITLVFLLIFGLLNPAEPDGDENKEKNEVDMLEGLIIAIVGVPAASAVRFTFLMVKNLIANQERNINKGMDNKQVSNQLGFMNEVRKEMWFLCRFIQFVELFERRRIRVVLKITNLDRCAPKKIVAVLDAINILLSDEESPFISILAVDPDILVQKVNFADDCFSEEDRAHALLNRIVTLAFTIPPLCADSKHSLYYSLIGNSKIPEEMSAEKDNQRTGEPKNKSSSDVTEVLIQLEELKSLTDTTTAELDVNEEEVETLLRSILTSNKRNIDQYMSDDAMSMRRVINSIRVTVIIMIALKKQLPQPGNIAAWVVLANQWPCRLSWIIQCAEDAEQRAAIDCKCSNDTDDSKTLWEVFRESKAELYVMSAQIEDLLEQDGDPEMFERFLTVDFQFTVKDLKTFEGVTVNLDHTIKKELAQMRGTSRLKDSGWMRDLAPLPITTIINMDTEGVCKELERMKYPSKYIDKVESNGLNGMALLFGNTDDLKDLLDMTYGEWATFRLHFLSSASHLRAQNKNLLPAPPHPQNQLLRFKAHKHHHYSSSASLAGSSM, via the exons ATGTATAATCCAACAAAAG ATGACATTTTTGCGTACGCCCTCTCCAAGACCCTAACGAAGGTTTCATCGCCTGCAACCGTGGGACTCTACTCTTCATGTCAGAACCGAATCAACATGATCCTCCGGCAAATGGAAG TGTTCATGGACGAGGAGGCGGTGAagatggaaaatgaacacaaagGAAAACCTCGCTCGGCTAAACCGTCAATCACAGGCTTCTTTGGACTCATCGTCCGACTGCTCTTCTACAGGCCTGTTTGGACCAAGACCAACCAGCAGCTCCATAACATCCGGTTCATTTATGTAGATTTCAGTGCCTGGCACTTCGCAGGCAGTGACCTGCTTTGGGCCGGGCTAGCCATACGACTGTTCGAGGCCATGCAGATAAACTTTGGGAAATTACAGCTTGCACTCTACCGTGTGGCTCaacatgatgaagaggaggaattaAAGAAGAAG ATTGTGGAGAATGGTTCGAACAACTGGAGGTCCAAGAAGATCTGCTGCTGCCCTTTGTGGTGTCTCATTCTGGTCCTTCTTGTGGTACCAGTCATCACCCTGGTATTCCTTTTGATATTTGGTCTTCTCAATCCAGCTGAGCCAGATGGGGAtgagaataaagaaaagaatgagGTGGATATGCTAGAGGGCCTGATCATTGCTATAGTGGGAGTCCCAGCAGCAAGTGCAGTCAGATTCACCTTTCTAATGGTTAAGAACCTCATTGCCAACCAGGAACGGAACATTAACAAGGGGATGGACAACAAGCAGGTGAGCAACCAACTTGGTTTCATGAATGAGGTGAGAAAGGAAATGTGGTTCCTGTGTCGCTTCATCCAGTTTGTGGAGTTATTTGAGAGGAGAAGGATTCGAGTGGTGCTGAAGATCACCAATCTGGACCGCTGCGCGCCAAAGAAAATTGTGGCGGTTCTGGATGCCATCAACATTCTGCTCTCAGACGAGGAGAGTCCGTTTATTTCTATCCTGGCAGTGGACCCAGATATTCTTGTGCAGAAAGTGAACTTTGCAGACGACTGTTTCAGCGAAGAGGACAGAGCTCATGCGTTGTTGAACCGCATAGTTACTCTGGCCTTCACTATCCCACCACTGTGCGCTGATTCAAAGCACAGTTTATATTACAGCCTCATTGGCAATTCAAAAATCCCTGAGGAGATGAGCGCGGAGAAAGATAATCAGAGAACAGGGGAGCCCAAAAACAAATCTTCCTCAGATGTAACAGAAGTACTTATTCAGCTGGAAGAGTTAAAGTCACTAACCGATACAACTACAGCAGAATTGGATGTAAATgaagaggaagtagagacacTGTTGAGGAGCATCCTCACCAGCAATAAAAGAAATATAGACCAGTACATGTCAGATGATGCCATGTCCATGAGGAGGGTGATCAACTCCATTCGCGTGACCGTGATCATCATGATAGCCTTGAAAAAACAGCTTCCTCAACCAGGGAACATTGCGGCATGGGTGGTCTTAGCCAATCAGTGGCCCTGCCGCCTGAGCTGGATCATCCAGTGCGCGGAAGATGCTGAGCAAAGAGCAGCTATTGATTGTAAATGCTCGAACGACACGGACGACTCAAAGACCTTGTGGGAAGTCTTCAGAGAGTCCAAGGCAGAGCTCTACGTGATGAGTGCACAGATCGAGGACCTCCTCGAGCAGGACGGAgatcctgagatgtttgaaaGGTTTCTCACGGTAGATTTCCAGTTCACCGTAAAGGACTTGAAGACATTTGAAGGGGTGACGGTGAACCTGGATCACACAATCAAGAAGGAGCTGGCTCAGATGAGAGGGACGTCCAGGCTGAAGGATTCTGGTTGGATGAGGGACCTGGCTCCTCTACCAATCACAACTATTATCAATATGGATACAGAGGGTGTATGCAAAGAG TTGGAGAGGATGAAATACCCCAGCAAGTATATTGATAAAGTGGAGAGCAATGGCCTCAATGGTATGGCACTGCTCTTTGGTAACACAGACGACCTCAAAGACCTCCTAGACATGACCTATGGAGAATGGGCGACTTTCAGACTGCACTTCCTGAGTTCAGCATCACACCTCCGAGCTCAGAACAAGAACCTGCTGCCGGCCCCCCCTCATCCTCAAAACCAGCTCCTGAGATTCAAAGCACATAAGCACCATCATTACTCGTCCAGTGCCAGTCTGGCTGGCAGCTCTATGTAG
- the nkpd1 gene encoding NTPase KAP family P-loop domain-containing protein 1 isoform X2, which produces MYNPTKDDIFAYALSKTLTKVSSPATVGLYSSCQNRINMILRQMEVFMDEEAVKMENEHKGKPRSAKPSITGFFGLIVRLLFYRPVWTKTNQQLHNIRFIYVDFSAWHFAGSDLLWAGLAIRLFEAMQINFGKLQLALYRVAQHDEEEELKKKIVENGSNNWRSKKICCCPLWCLILVLLVVPVITLVFLLIFGLLNPAEPDGDENKEKNEVDMLEGLIIAIVGVPAASAVRFTFLMVKNLIANQERNINKGMDNKQVSNQLGFMNEVRKEMWFLCRFIQFVELFERRRIRVVLKITNLDRCAPKKIVAVLDAINILLSDEESPFISILAVDPDILVQKVNFADDCFSEEDRAHALLNRIVTLAFTIPPLCADSKHSLYYSLIGNSKIPEEMSAEKDNQRTGEPKNKSSSDVTEVLIQLEELKSLTDTTTAELDVNEEEVETLLRSILTSNKRNIDQYMSDDAMSMRRVINSIRVTVIIMIALKKQLPQPGNIAAWVVLANQWPCRLSWIIQCAEDAEQRAAIDCKCSNDTDDSKTLWEVFRESKAELYVMSAQIEDLLEQDGDPEMFERFLTVDFQFTVKDLKTFEGVTVNLDHTIKKELAQMRGTSRLKDSGWMRDLAPLPITTIINMDTEGVCKEENNCCAKQRHVLTKKSVNNQPFPIKP; this is translated from the exons ATGTATAATCCAACAAAAG ATGACATTTTTGCGTACGCCCTCTCCAAGACCCTAACGAAGGTTTCATCGCCTGCAACCGTGGGACTCTACTCTTCATGTCAGAACCGAATCAACATGATCCTCCGGCAAATGGAAG TGTTCATGGACGAGGAGGCGGTGAagatggaaaatgaacacaaagGAAAACCTCGCTCGGCTAAACCGTCAATCACAGGCTTCTTTGGACTCATCGTCCGACTGCTCTTCTACAGGCCTGTTTGGACCAAGACCAACCAGCAGCTCCATAACATCCGGTTCATTTATGTAGATTTCAGTGCCTGGCACTTCGCAGGCAGTGACCTGCTTTGGGCCGGGCTAGCCATACGACTGTTCGAGGCCATGCAGATAAACTTTGGGAAATTACAGCTTGCACTCTACCGTGTGGCTCaacatgatgaagaggaggaattaAAGAAGAAG ATTGTGGAGAATGGTTCGAACAACTGGAGGTCCAAGAAGATCTGCTGCTGCCCTTTGTGGTGTCTCATTCTGGTCCTTCTTGTGGTACCAGTCATCACCCTGGTATTCCTTTTGATATTTGGTCTTCTCAATCCAGCTGAGCCAGATGGGGAtgagaataaagaaaagaatgagGTGGATATGCTAGAGGGCCTGATCATTGCTATAGTGGGAGTCCCAGCAGCAAGTGCAGTCAGATTCACCTTTCTAATGGTTAAGAACCTCATTGCCAACCAGGAACGGAACATTAACAAGGGGATGGACAACAAGCAGGTGAGCAACCAACTTGGTTTCATGAATGAGGTGAGAAAGGAAATGTGGTTCCTGTGTCGCTTCATCCAGTTTGTGGAGTTATTTGAGAGGAGAAGGATTCGAGTGGTGCTGAAGATCACCAATCTGGACCGCTGCGCGCCAAAGAAAATTGTGGCGGTTCTGGATGCCATCAACATTCTGCTCTCAGACGAGGAGAGTCCGTTTATTTCTATCCTGGCAGTGGACCCAGATATTCTTGTGCAGAAAGTGAACTTTGCAGACGACTGTTTCAGCGAAGAGGACAGAGCTCATGCGTTGTTGAACCGCATAGTTACTCTGGCCTTCACTATCCCACCACTGTGCGCTGATTCAAAGCACAGTTTATATTACAGCCTCATTGGCAATTCAAAAATCCCTGAGGAGATGAGCGCGGAGAAAGATAATCAGAGAACAGGGGAGCCCAAAAACAAATCTTCCTCAGATGTAACAGAAGTACTTATTCAGCTGGAAGAGTTAAAGTCACTAACCGATACAACTACAGCAGAATTGGATGTAAATgaagaggaagtagagacacTGTTGAGGAGCATCCTCACCAGCAATAAAAGAAATATAGACCAGTACATGTCAGATGATGCCATGTCCATGAGGAGGGTGATCAACTCCATTCGCGTGACCGTGATCATCATGATAGCCTTGAAAAAACAGCTTCCTCAACCAGGGAACATTGCGGCATGGGTGGTCTTAGCCAATCAGTGGCCCTGCCGCCTGAGCTGGATCATCCAGTGCGCGGAAGATGCTGAGCAAAGAGCAGCTATTGATTGTAAATGCTCGAACGACACGGACGACTCAAAGACCTTGTGGGAAGTCTTCAGAGAGTCCAAGGCAGAGCTCTACGTGATGAGTGCACAGATCGAGGACCTCCTCGAGCAGGACGGAgatcctgagatgtttgaaaGGTTTCTCACGGTAGATTTCCAGTTCACCGTAAAGGACTTGAAGACATTTGAAGGGGTGACGGTGAACCTGGATCACACAATCAAGAAGGAGCTGGCTCAGATGAGAGGGACGTCCAGGCTGAAGGATTCTGGTTGGATGAGGGACCTGGCTCCTCTACCAATCACAACTATTATCAATATGGATACAGAGGGTGTATGCAAAGAG GAAAACAACTGCTGTGCCAAACAAAGACATGTTTTGACGAAGAAGTCGGTCAATAATCAACCTTTTCCCATCAAGCCATGA